The following coding sequences lie in one Arachis hypogaea cultivar Tifrunner chromosome 9, arahy.Tifrunner.gnm2.J5K5, whole genome shotgun sequence genomic window:
- the LOC112712721 gene encoding transcription factor HHO2 translates to MQRLKTMMGSRDYIQALEHERRKIQVFSKELPLSLDLVTQAIEACRQQLSETTTEYNMNGHNSECSEQTTSTDNGPVLEEFIPIKKRPSSPHEEEEEEDDDDDDDEQHSHHHRHKISKDNTDKRKSDWLRSVQLWNNPEPSSPPHQEVNNKKGGAVEVKRSGSGGAFQPFHKEKEERVGGGGGKAIASDDLKPPCSSNSSKKEEKEGQRKQRRCWSQELHKRFLQALQQLGGPDSATPKQIRELMKVDGLTNDEVKSHLQKYRLHTRRPSGIVHNNGSPQTTPFVLVGNIFVQPPEYAAAAVATSADLAPAGIYAPVATHPPPPPPRTAAGSTRRPQLKKSSNHMREDHHHSHSEEDRANHSNSPASSSSTHTTTTTSPAY, encoded by the exons ATGCAGCGACTGAAGACTATGATGGGGTCCCGCGACTACATCCAAGCATTGGAACATGAACGCCGCAAGATTCAGGTCTTCTCCAAAGAGCTTCCTCTTTCCTTGGACCTCGTCACACAAG CCATTGAAGCGTGCAGGCAGCAGTTGTCTGAGACGACGACGGAGTACAACATGAACGGACACAATTCGGAGTGTTCGGAGCAGACAACATCAACCGACAACGGTCCTGTCTTGGAGGAGTTCATCCCAATTAAGAAGAGACCGTCATctccacatgaagaagaagaagaagaagatgatgatgatgatgacgatgaacaACATTCCCATCATCATCGCCACAAGATCTCGAAGGATAACACTGACAAGAGGAAATCAGATTGGCTTAGATCCGTTCAGTTGTGGAATAATCCAGAACCCTCATCACCACCTCATCAG GAGGTGAACAATAAGAAAGGTGGTGCGGTGGAAGTGAAGAGAAGTGGAAGTGGTGGTGCTTTTCAGCCATTTcacaaggagaaggaggaaagAGTAGGTGGTGGTGGCGGCAAGGCAATTGCAAGTGATGATCTGAAACCACCGTGTTCCTCCAACAGCAGCAAGAAGGAAGAGAAAGAGGGGCAGAGGAAGCAACGCCGTTGCTGGTCTCAGGAGTTGCACAAACGATTCTTGCAAGCCCTTCAACAACTTGGAGGCCCTGATT CTGCCACACCGAAGCAAATCAGGGAGCTTATGAAAGTTGATGGCCTCACTAATGACGAAGTCAAAAGCCATTTACAG AAATACCGGTTACACACTAGAAGACCTAGTGGCATAGTTCACAACAATGGCAGTCCACAAACGACGCCGTTTGTCCTAGTAGGCAACATTTTTGTTCAACCGCCAGAATATGCCGCAGCGGCCGTGGCCACGTCAGCAGATCTAGCACCTGCCGGAATATATGCGCCTGTAGCCACGCATCCTCCTCCACCTCCTCCCCGGACGGCGGCTGGTTCCACTAGAAGACCGCAGTTGAAGAAATCATCAAACCACATGCGTGAAGATCATCATCATTCACACTCGGAAGAAGATAGGGCTAATCATTCAAACTCTCCAGCTTCATCATCATCCACACACACCACCACAACTACTTCCCCTGCCTATTGA